Proteins encoded in a region of the Sphingomonas jaspsi DSM 18422 genome:
- the dut gene encoding dUTP diphosphatase — protein sequence MTISIRISRLPHGEGLPLPSYATPGAAGMDVVAAEDLDLAPGQRHAVATGFRVAIPEGYEIQVRPRSGLAFKHGITVPNTPGTIDSDYRGELKVLLINHGSEPFPIRRGERIAQLVPAAVTLASFEEVEELCETERGAGGFGSTGQ from the coding sequence GTGACGATTTCGATCCGCATTTCGCGTTTGCCCCACGGCGAGGGCCTGCCGCTTCCAAGCTACGCCACCCCCGGCGCGGCGGGCATGGATGTGGTCGCGGCAGAAGATCTCGATCTCGCTCCCGGCCAGCGCCACGCGGTCGCGACCGGTTTTCGCGTCGCCATCCCCGAAGGCTATGAAATCCAGGTTCGCCCCCGTTCCGGTCTCGCCTTCAAGCATGGGATCACCGTGCCCAATACGCCGGGCACGATCGACAGCGACTATCGCGGCGAATTGAAGGTGCTGCTGATCAACCATGGCAGCGAGCCCTTCCCCATCCGCCGCGGCGAGCGCATCGCACAGCTCGTCCCGGCCGCAGTGACGCTGGCAAGCTTCGAGGAAGTCGAGGAGCTGTGCGAGACGGAGCGCGGCGCCGGCGGCTTCGGCAGCACGGGGCAATAA
- the coaBC gene encoding bifunctional phosphopantothenoylcysteine decarboxylase/phosphopantothenate--cysteine ligase CoaBC, translated as MARILLIIGGGIAAYKAAELIRTIRKAGHAVTPVLTEGGSHFVTPMSLAALAESPVYTSLWDLKDESEMGHIQLSRSADLVLVCPATADLIARMAGGIANDLATTLLLATDKPVVIAPAMNVRMWQHAATQRNVAQLKADGITVLDPDEGPMACGEFGPGRLPEPDDIFARIQPMLGDRPKIAVTSGKLAGRHVLVTAGPTHEPIDPVRVIANRSSGKQGFAIAKAAADAGARVTLVAGPVALPTPAGVSRIDVETAQQMMDAVEAALPADVAVMVAAVADWRIENPATSKMKKGGGPPELKFAPNPDILKTLGAHPDRPRLLIGFAAETDDVVANAQAKLKSKKADWIVANDVSGDVMGGSHNRIHLVSAGGVEDWPEAAKDDVARHLIDRISEEF; from the coding sequence ATGGCCCGTATCCTCCTCATCATCGGCGGCGGCATTGCCGCCTACAAGGCCGCCGAACTGATCCGCACCATCCGCAAGGCGGGCCATGCGGTGACGCCGGTGCTGACCGAAGGCGGATCGCATTTCGTCACGCCGATGAGCCTCGCCGCGCTGGCCGAAAGCCCGGTCTACACCTCGCTGTGGGACCTCAAGGACGAAAGCGAGATGGGGCATATCCAGCTGTCGCGCTCGGCCGACCTGGTGCTGGTCTGCCCAGCGACGGCCGACCTCATCGCGCGGATGGCGGGCGGGATCGCCAACGACCTGGCGACGACTCTGCTGCTGGCGACCGACAAGCCGGTGGTCATCGCCCCGGCGATGAATGTCCGCATGTGGCAGCACGCCGCAACGCAGCGCAACGTGGCCCAGCTTAAAGCCGACGGCATCACCGTGCTCGACCCCGACGAAGGGCCGATGGCGTGCGGCGAATTTGGCCCGGGCCGCCTGCCCGAGCCCGACGATATTTTCGCGCGGATCCAGCCGATGCTGGGCGACCGGCCCAAGATCGCGGTCACCAGCGGCAAGCTGGCCGGCCGCCACGTGCTGGTGACCGCCGGCCCGACGCATGAGCCAATCGACCCGGTCCGCGTCATCGCCAACCGCTCCAGCGGCAAGCAGGGCTTCGCCATCGCCAAGGCGGCGGCGGACGCGGGTGCGCGCGTCACGCTGGTCGCCGGACCCGTCGCCCTTCCCACCCCCGCCGGCGTTTCGCGGATCGACGTCGAGACGGCGCAGCAGATGATGGACGCCGTCGAAGCCGCGCTGCCTGCCGATGTCGCGGTGATGGTCGCGGCGGTCGCCGACTGGCGGATCGAAAACCCCGCGACGTCGAAGATGAAGAAGGGCGGCGGCCCGCCCGAGCTGAAATTCGCGCCCAATCCCGATATTTTGAAGACGCTGGGCGCCCATCCCGACCGCCCGCGCCTGCTGATCGGTTTCGCCGCCGAGACCGACGATGTCGTCGCCAACGCACAGGCCAAGCTCAAATCGAAAAAGGCCGACTGGATCGTCGCTAACGACGTGTCTGGTGACGTCATGGGCGGCAGCCACAATCGCATCCACCTGGTCAGCGCTGGCGGCGTCGAGGATTGGCCGGAAGCGGCCAAGGACGATGTCGCGCGCCATTTGATCGACCGTATTTCCGAGGAGTTTTGA
- a CDS encoding DUF885 family protein — protein sequence MRRFVVSLLLLASPLPAVAAPAPPIAAAPASTHAQLVALFNDWRAFNQPALVRRVADYGPAAIAAKADGLARFKARLAAVDLSSASLSDRNDARLIGAEMNGLDFFLRVLKPWERDPTFYANVFAEMSDVPAHEGPSAQPNIDLWTYRFPLSKADDAKLAAQLGAVPALLEAAKANLAPSTAHDFWTYGDRAFTEQAEALAAWQKGELGLRDLDGVRSVSLKGASPALLKAVEQARAASAAFADWVRAEAPRHQGPSGVGKENYDWYLKNVLLSPYTLDEQKVLLQRELDRSLASLRLEESRNRAAPPIAEVSDPAAYFARSQARADELYRLWVDTGVISDKPYFRSALLAQLNPYTPPAQRNFFTHVTALDVVPLSSHQFHWIELARMKHEPNANPIRAVAPLFNNYSDRSEGFATAMEEVAMQQGVYDSLPHGRELVWALLANRAARGLASLRVQANEIGLDEAGKFHAAWTPRGWSDAKSKLVGFEQLLYARQPGYGPSYIIGKLALDRMLADASHQADVGGKPFDLKRTFDAIYAAGIVPIAIVESELPDRLR from the coding sequence ATGCGCCGCTTCGTTGTCTCGCTCCTGCTGCTCGCCAGCCCACTGCCCGCCGTCGCCGCGCCGGCCCCGCCGATCGCCGCCGCGCCTGCCTCGACCCACGCGCAGTTGGTCGCGCTGTTCAACGACTGGCGCGCGTTCAACCAACCGGCACTGGTGCGCCGCGTTGCTGACTATGGACCTGCGGCGATCGCGGCAAAGGCGGACGGGCTTGCGCGGTTCAAGGCCCGGCTGGCCGCGGTCGACCTGAGCAGCGCGAGCCTGTCCGATCGCAACGACGCCCGCCTGATCGGAGCCGAGATGAACGGCCTCGACTTCTTCCTGCGCGTGCTGAAGCCGTGGGAGCGCGACCCGACCTTCTACGCCAACGTCTTTGCCGAAATGAGCGACGTGCCCGCGCACGAAGGGCCCTCGGCACAGCCCAATATCGACCTGTGGACCTATCGCTTCCCGCTGTCGAAGGCCGACGATGCCAAGCTGGCGGCGCAGCTGGGTGCGGTTCCGGCGCTGCTGGAGGCCGCGAAGGCGAACCTCGCCCCGAGTACCGCGCACGACTTCTGGACCTACGGCGACCGCGCCTTCACCGAACAGGCCGAGGCGCTGGCCGCGTGGCAGAAAGGCGAACTGGGCCTGCGCGACCTCGACGGGGTGCGCAGCGTTTCGCTGAAGGGCGCCAGCCCGGCGCTGTTGAAGGCGGTCGAGCAGGCGCGGGCCGCCAGCGCCGCCTTCGCCGACTGGGTCCGCGCCGAAGCGCCCAGGCACCAGGGCCCGTCGGGCGTCGGCAAGGAGAATTACGACTGGTATCTGAAGAACGTCCTGCTGAGCCCCTACACGCTCGACGAGCAGAAGGTGCTTCTGCAGCGCGAGCTCGACCGGTCGCTGGCATCGCTACGGCTGGAAGAATCCCGCAACCGCGCCGCACCGCCGATCGCCGAGGTCAGCGATCCGGCCGCCTATTTCGCGCGCAGCCAGGCCCGCGCCGATGAACTCTACCGGCTGTGGGTCGATACCGGGGTGATCAGCGACAAACCCTATTTCCGCTCGGCGCTGCTGGCCCAGCTCAATCCCTACACCCCGCCGGCGCAGCGCAATTTCTTCACCCATGTGACGGCGCTCGACGTCGTCCCGCTGTCGAGCCACCAGTTCCACTGGATCGAGCTGGCGCGGATGAAGCATGAGCCCAACGCTAATCCGATCCGCGCGGTCGCGCCGCTGTTCAACAATTACTCCGACCGCTCCGAAGGCTTCGCCACGGCAATGGAGGAAGTGGCGATGCAGCAGGGCGTGTACGACAGCCTGCCGCACGGGCGCGAGCTGGTGTGGGCGTTGCTCGCCAATCGCGCCGCGCGCGGGCTGGCGTCGCTGCGCGTCCAGGCCAATGAAATCGGGCTCGACGAAGCCGGCAAATTCCACGCTGCGTGGACCCCGCGCGGCTGGTCGGACGCGAAGAGCAAGCTGGTCGGCTTCGAACAGCTGCTCTACGCGCGCCAGCCCGGATATGGCCCCAGCTACATCATCGGCAAGCTGGCGCTCGACCGCATGTTGGCGGATGCGTCGCACCAGGCCGATGTCGGCGGCAAGCCGTTCGACCTGAAGCGAACCTTCGACGCCATCTATGCCGCCGGGATCGTGCCGATCGCGATCGTCGAAAGCGAGCTGCCCGACCGCTTGCGCTGA